A single window of Microbispora hainanensis DNA harbors:
- a CDS encoding ATP-binding protein, with protein MTPGWCQRAFRGEARQLQEVRRYVGGLLTDCPDRDAVITCVAELASNAIMHTRSGNGGTFVVHVQRSTNELRIAVADAGAPTQPAIRVAQAENLLEGGRGLAIVAALSEQMGVDGDARGRTVWAEFRWPEQQSVARLSPEVEPARALVELGTKFGAWVCWFGNQTRQWWAMPRRPKPLLISASSARDLAHRIAALEQSGT; from the coding sequence ATGACCCCTGGCTGGTGCCAGCGCGCCTTTCGCGGCGAGGCGCGCCAACTCCAGGAGGTACGCCGGTATGTCGGCGGCCTGCTGACGGACTGCCCGGACCGCGACGCCGTCATCACCTGCGTGGCCGAGCTGGCCTCGAACGCCATCATGCACACCCGCTCCGGAAACGGCGGCACCTTCGTTGTCCACGTGCAGCGCAGCACCAACGAGCTGCGCATCGCCGTCGCGGACGCAGGAGCCCCGACGCAGCCGGCCATCCGGGTCGCCCAGGCCGAGAACCTCCTTGAAGGCGGCCGCGGCCTTGCGATCGTGGCGGCCCTCAGCGAGCAGATGGGCGTCGACGGGGATGCGCGAGGCCGCACCGTGTGGGCCGAGTTCCGCTGGCCAGAGCAGCAGTCCGTCGCTCGGTTGTCGCCGGAGGTCGAGCCCGCCCGAGCCCTCGTCGAGCTGGGCACGAAGTTCGGTGCCTGGGTCTGCTGGTTCGGCAACCAGACGCGCCAGTGGTGGGCCATGCCCCGGAGGCCCAAACCGCTTCTGATCTCCGCTTCGTCCGCGCGCGACCTTGCACACCGAATCGCCGCCCTGGAGCAGAGCGGCACATAG
- the istA gene encoding IS21 family transposase: MLSVEDWAEIRRLYRAEQMPIRAIARKLGVGRNTVRRALESQGPPKYVRKPSGSIVDAVEPQIRELLQAWPDMPATVIAERIGWQRGLTVLKKRIRELRPLYAPPDPASRTSYLPGELAQCDLWFPPVDVPLGCGQQGRRPVLVMVSGYSRWISARMLPSRQSADLITGHWVLLRQLGRVPKALVWDNEAAIGQWRGGRPQLTEAMNAFRGCLGIKVIQCRPGDPEAKGLVERANGYLETSFLPGRSFTGPADFNAQMAAWLQRANQRHHRRIECRPADRLAADLAAMLELPPLPPVTGWHLTTRLGRDYYVRLDSNDYSVHPSVIGRRIEVTADLDQVRATCEGRLVASHQRCWAAHQTITAPEHDQAARALRALAHRPSPPPPADADVEQRKLTDYDRLFGLGEHQVVTR; encoded by the coding sequence GTGCTGAGCGTGGAGGACTGGGCGGAGATACGCAGGCTGTATAGAGCCGAGCAGATGCCGATCCGGGCGATCGCCCGCAAGCTGGGTGTGGGTCGCAACACGGTGCGGCGGGCGTTGGAGTCGCAAGGACCACCCAAATACGTGCGCAAGCCGTCCGGATCGATCGTGGACGCGGTGGAACCGCAGATTCGGGAGCTGCTGCAGGCATGGCCGGACATGCCGGCGACGGTGATCGCCGAGCGGATCGGCTGGCAGCGCGGGCTGACCGTGCTGAAGAAGCGCATCCGGGAGTTGCGGCCGCTGTATGCGCCGCCGGACCCGGCGTCGCGGACCAGCTATCTTCCCGGTGAGCTGGCCCAATGTGATCTGTGGTTCCCGCCGGTGGATGTGCCGCTGGGATGCGGGCAACAGGGGCGACGGCCGGTGCTGGTCATGGTCAGCGGATACTCGCGCTGGATCAGCGCGCGGATGCTGCCCTCGCGCCAGTCGGCGGACCTGATCACGGGTCATTGGGTGCTGTTGCGGCAGCTGGGCCGCGTTCCCAAGGCGCTGGTGTGGGACAACGAGGCGGCGATCGGCCAGTGGCGGGGCGGGCGCCCGCAGCTGACTGAGGCGATGAACGCCTTCCGCGGCTGCCTGGGCATCAAGGTCATCCAGTGCCGCCCCGGTGACCCGGAGGCCAAAGGACTGGTCGAACGCGCCAACGGCTACCTGGAGACCTCCTTCTTGCCGGGCAGGTCCTTCACCGGCCCGGCCGACTTCAATGCCCAGATGGCCGCCTGGCTGCAGCGAGCCAACCAGCGTCATCACCGCCGCATCGAGTGCCGGCCCGCCGACCGGCTGGCCGCCGACCTCGCCGCGATGCTGGAACTTCCGCCGCTGCCGCCGGTCACCGGCTGGCACCTGACCACCCGTCTGGGGCGGGACTACTACGTGCGCCTGGACTCCAACGACTACTCGGTGCATCCCTCGGTCATCGGCCGCCGCATCGAAGTCACCGCCGACCTGGACCAGGTGCGGGCCACCTGTGAGGGACGGCTGGTCGCCTCCCATCAGCGGTGCTGGGCAGCCCACCAGACCATCACCGCACCCGAACACGACCAGGCCGCCCGCGCATTGCGCGCACTCGCCCACCGGCCATCGCCGCCTCCGCCGGCGGACGCCGACGTCGAGCAGCGCAAACTCACCGACTACGACCGCCTGTTCGGCCTGGGCGAGCACCAGGTGGTGACGCGATGA
- the istB gene encoding IS21-like element helper ATPase IstB — MTAKNATGSRDATAEIAYLTRVLKAPSLAAAVERLAERARAEDWSHEEFLAACLQREVAAREAHGGEGRIRLARFPARKSLEEFDYDHQRSLKREVITHLGTLDFVAARENVVFLGPPGTGKTHLSIGLGIRACQAGHRVLFATAAQWVGRLAEAHHAGRLQDELVKLGRIPLLIVDEVGYIPFEAEAANLFFQLVSSRYERASLIVTSNKPFGRWGEVFGDDVVAAAMIDRLVHHAEVVSLKGDSYRLKDRDLGRVPAAKTND, encoded by the coding sequence ATGACCGCCAAGAACGCCACCGGCAGCCGTGACGCCACCGCCGAGATCGCCTACCTGACCCGCGTGCTGAAGGCACCCTCCCTGGCCGCAGCCGTTGAGCGGCTGGCCGAACGCGCCCGCGCCGAAGACTGGAGCCATGAGGAGTTCCTGGCCGCCTGCCTGCAACGAGAAGTCGCCGCCCGCGAGGCCCACGGCGGGGAAGGCCGCATCCGGCTGGCCCGCTTTCCCGCCCGCAAGTCGCTGGAGGAGTTCGACTACGACCACCAGCGCTCCCTCAAACGCGAGGTCATCACCCATCTGGGCACCCTGGACTTCGTGGCCGCCCGGGAGAACGTGGTCTTCCTCGGCCCGCCCGGCACCGGCAAGACTCACCTGTCCATCGGGCTGGGCATCCGCGCCTGCCAGGCCGGTCACCGCGTGCTGTTCGCCACCGCGGCCCAATGGGTCGGCCGTCTGGCCGAGGCGCACCATGCCGGGCGCTTGCAAGACGAGCTCGTCAAGCTCGGCCGGATCCCGCTGCTGATCGTGGACGAGGTCGGTTACATCCCGTTCGAAGCCGAAGCCGCCAACCTGTTCTTCCAGCTCGTCTCCTCTCGCTACGAGCGGGCGAGCCTGATCGTGACCAGCAACAAGCCCTTCGGCCGCTGGGGCGAAGTCTTCGGCGACGATGTCGTCGCCGCCGCCATGATCGACCGTCTCGTCCATCACGCCGAGGTGGTCTCGCTGAAAGGAGACAGCTACCGGCTCAAAGACCGTGACCTGGGCCGCGTGCCCGCGGCCAAGACCAACGACTAG
- a CDS encoding aminoglycoside phosphotransferase family protein has product MSTQPVDAPYRTALVGACRQAGLDCDGARLLRVHANAIYHLPRENAVARVRNASALERMRIAVQTAAWLAEKGFPTLRPLDVTQPVIVGNHLATFWEYLPPLDGRSADVTHLAGLLRVLHRHPLPPLLLPSIRPVGSTAAEARASTVLSQSERHWLVARCEELEEGFARLAATLPWGIVHGDAHTNNLLPHHEGGWVLIDWDSVGVGPPAYDFMPIYLRPRRFGYPQSLWHDFCTAYGTDPVEDGDLNLLAQIREVRSLSAFIRGAKHNPAARTELLNRLSSLMTGDSTRRWNAL; this is encoded by the coding sequence ATGAGTACGCAGCCGGTCGACGCCCCTTACAGGACAGCCCTGGTAGGCGCCTGTCGACAGGCCGGGCTCGACTGTGACGGTGCTCGGCTGCTGCGCGTTCACGCCAACGCGATCTACCACTTGCCCCGGGAGAACGCCGTCGCGCGCGTCCGCAACGCCTCGGCGCTGGAGCGGATGCGCATCGCCGTTCAGACCGCTGCCTGGCTCGCCGAGAAGGGCTTTCCCACGCTAAGGCCGCTCGACGTGACACAGCCCGTGATCGTCGGCAACCACTTGGCGACCTTCTGGGAGTACCTGCCGCCCCTCGACGGACGGTCGGCCGACGTCACTCATCTCGCCGGCCTGCTGCGCGTGCTGCACCGTCATCCGCTGCCTCCGTTACTGCTTCCCTCCATTCGCCCAGTGGGGAGCACCGCAGCGGAGGCGAGGGCGTCCACCGTCCTGTCCCAGAGCGAGCGCCACTGGCTGGTCGCGCGTTGCGAGGAGCTGGAGGAGGGCTTCGCGCGGCTCGCGGCCACGCTGCCGTGGGGGATCGTGCACGGCGACGCCCACACCAACAACCTTCTCCCTCATCACGAAGGCGGCTGGGTGCTCATCGACTGGGACTCTGTCGGCGTCGGCCCGCCCGCGTACGACTTCATGCCCATCTACCTGCGCCCCCGCCGCTTCGGCTATCCGCAGTCCTTATGGCACGACTTCTGTACGGCCTACGGAACCGACCCAGTGGAGGACGGCGACCTGAACCTGCTGGCACAGATTCGTGAGGTTCGCAGCCTCAGCGCCTTCATCCGCGGCGCCAAACACAACCCCGCCGCCCGCACGGAGCTGCTCAACCGACTGTCCTCCCTCATGACAGGAGACAGCACGCGCAGGTGGAACGCCCTCTAA
- a CDS encoding LysM peptidoglycan-binding domain-containing protein: protein MTMYGLRHPILAKAAAVAVLTGLLAGIPAILLTFFWPVDLPTLDDLATPAEPVVIKTVLLATVWTCWALFAGAVIAEVVATARARRGRVRMPFQRLAAYLITTITVATTAPVAASRGTIPAAAVTVTPVALPSHHLMAAEPKTSEPAKPYATYVVQPRDTLWTIADKQLGDPMRYREIVALNQGRTMDDGQTFTRGDWLRPGWTLRLPGDAARKEPRSSQRTHTVRPGESLWEIAEQHLGDGKRYKEIFRLNRDRPQPDGARLTDPDVLESGWHLILPERERDTRKADPIRHQAPSPLPTTTTRQPAHHEDASPRPTAGFSTQPRRLAVGSSVVVLPEGGMMAISFAAGVAVALASARLRHRRRLPVPAVDEPLTVPAPEPQAPAVRALEQSHRRSFAESEDGPPDDFELVTSAFSIDPPLMLKAGIRGEEPVSLELSGLNLALTGPGADDCVRAIVLDLLTQADQHRAEIVIPSQDAVRWFGETITTLTGHLPGLRLVATLDEAIDHLEEQFVARRRILRDHVTDDIPQLREAEPGEPLPALLLTACAADGHAYLDTLMSLGSTFGVGSVLIGRSSSGTTCEVDQDHRAAETTGPLVKELRDVTLFHMSANAAATVLHTLAVGNGMPAERPEKPAELEVPPPSTAAQPVRFTILGAPVIEVNGTPVDISGRAKALELFVLLAVHPKGLDREEICEHLWLDLEETLAGYRFHAALKDLRAALRGASGLGEKEASFVERSGKTYRIEAQRVDVDLWAFHRALADARTAGDEEAKTVALEVVARLCQGRLCQGLRYDWLDQDHRWPLTVTSVKALLQLGVLHERAGRNERALEVYDQACALDPDMESAARSAIRLLIDLGRADEARMRARHLKARLDALGVACSSETQALLDRMNSAPKSPVRLQTPRA from the coding sequence ATGACGATGTACGGGCTGCGTCACCCCATCCTCGCCAAGGCGGCGGCGGTCGCGGTGCTCACTGGACTGCTCGCCGGAATCCCCGCCATCCTGCTTACCTTCTTCTGGCCGGTGGACCTGCCCACTCTCGACGACCTGGCCACGCCCGCCGAACCCGTTGTGATCAAGACGGTCCTGCTCGCGACCGTATGGACGTGCTGGGCCCTGTTCGCCGGGGCAGTGATCGCCGAGGTGGTGGCAACGGCCCGCGCCCGGCGCGGAAGGGTACGCATGCCGTTCCAGCGACTGGCGGCTTACCTGATCACCACGATCACCGTGGCGACCACAGCTCCGGTTGCCGCATCCCGCGGAACCATCCCAGCAGCAGCGGTGACAGTCACACCAGTGGCCTTGCCCTCGCACCACCTCATGGCGGCCGAGCCGAAGACCTCTGAGCCGGCCAAGCCGTACGCGACCTACGTGGTCCAGCCGAGAGACACCCTCTGGACGATCGCCGACAAGCAGCTCGGAGACCCGATGCGCTATCGGGAGATCGTCGCGCTGAACCAGGGACGCACCATGGACGACGGGCAGACCTTCACCCGAGGAGACTGGCTGAGGCCCGGATGGACCCTACGTCTGCCCGGTGACGCCGCCAGGAAGGAACCTCGCTCATCCCAACGCACCCATACCGTCAGGCCGGGCGAGAGTCTGTGGGAGATCGCCGAACAACACCTCGGAGACGGCAAGCGATACAAAGAGATCTTCAGGCTGAACAGGGATCGGCCGCAGCCAGACGGCGCCCGGCTGACCGATCCTGACGTGCTGGAATCCGGATGGCACCTCATCCTGCCCGAACGCGAACGGGACACCAGGAAAGCCGATCCGATCCGCCACCAAGCCCCTTCGCCTCTTCCCACGACTACAACGCGGCAACCCGCTCACCACGAAGACGCCTCACCTCGTCCCACGGCGGGCTTCTCGACGCAGCCAAGGAGATTGGCCGTCGGCTCCAGCGTGGTCGTACTGCCCGAAGGCGGCATGATGGCGATCTCCTTCGCCGCCGGCGTGGCCGTCGCGCTCGCCTCCGCCCGGCTCCGCCATCGGCGACGCCTACCCGTCCCGGCCGTCGACGAGCCGCTCACCGTGCCTGCCCCCGAACCGCAGGCGCCCGCCGTACGCGCGCTGGAGCAGTCACACCGCCGCAGCTTCGCCGAATCGGAAGATGGTCCGCCGGACGATTTTGAGCTGGTCACCTCCGCGTTCTCCATCGACCCACCGCTCATGCTCAAAGCCGGGATCCGTGGCGAGGAGCCCGTCTCCCTGGAGCTGTCCGGGCTGAATCTGGCGCTGACTGGTCCGGGTGCCGACGACTGCGTACGAGCGATCGTGCTCGACCTCCTCACCCAGGCCGACCAGCACCGCGCCGAGATCGTCATCCCCTCTCAGGACGCCGTACGGTGGTTCGGCGAGACCATCACCACGCTGACCGGCCACCTGCCGGGCCTCCGGCTGGTCGCCACCCTGGACGAGGCCATCGACCACCTGGAGGAACAGTTCGTCGCCCGCCGCCGGATCCTCCGCGACCACGTCACCGACGACATCCCCCAGCTCCGCGAGGCCGAGCCCGGCGAGCCGCTGCCCGCGTTGCTGTTGACCGCCTGTGCTGCGGACGGCCATGCGTACCTGGACACCCTCATGAGCTTGGGGTCCACCTTCGGCGTCGGGTCCGTCCTGATAGGGCGATCGTCGTCCGGAACCACCTGCGAGGTCGACCAGGACCACCGAGCGGCCGAGACGACCGGCCCTCTGGTGAAGGAACTCCGCGACGTCACGCTGTTCCACATGTCGGCCAATGCGGCGGCGACAGTGCTCCACACACTCGCCGTGGGGAACGGCATGCCGGCCGAGCGGCCCGAAAAGCCGGCGGAACTCGAGGTCCCACCGCCCAGCACCGCAGCCCAACCGGTCCGGTTCACCATCCTTGGCGCACCGGTCATCGAGGTGAACGGCACGCCGGTGGACATCTCCGGCCGCGCCAAAGCTCTGGAGCTGTTCGTCCTCCTGGCCGTCCACCCCAAGGGCCTGGATCGCGAGGAGATCTGCGAGCATCTCTGGCTGGACCTGGAGGAAACACTGGCCGGGTATCGCTTTCACGCCGCTCTCAAGGACCTACGCGCCGCCCTGCGCGGAGCCTCCGGCCTGGGCGAGAAGGAAGCCAGTTTCGTCGAAAGAAGCGGCAAGACGTACCGCATCGAGGCGCAGCGCGTCGACGTGGATCTATGGGCCTTCCACCGCGCGCTCGCCGACGCGCGTACCGCCGGGGACGAGGAGGCCAAGACGGTCGCACTGGAAGTGGTCGCAAGGCTGTGCCAGGGACGCCTGTGCCAGGGCCTCAGGTACGACTGGCTCGATCAGGACCACCGCTGGCCGCTGACCGTGACCAGCGTGAAGGCCCTCCTTCAGCTCGGAGTGCTCCACGAACGCGCAGGGCGGAACGAGCGCGCGTTGGAGGTTTACGACCAGGCGTGCGCTCTCGACCCGGACATGGAGAGCGCAGCCAGGTCGGCCATCCGGCTCCTGATCGACCTCGGCCGCGCTGACGAAGCCCGCATGCGCGCTCGCCATCTGAAGGCCCGCCTCGATGCCCTCGGGGTGGCCTGTTCCTCCGAAACCCAAGCCCTCCTGGACCGGATGAACTCAGCTCCAAAGTCGCCGGTCAGGCTTCAGACCCCACGGGCTTAG
- a CDS encoding pilus assembly protein TadG-related protein, whose translation MTRTKERGSVTAFTAVLGLALLICAGLVVDGGAKIQAYREAYAVAEEAARAGAGQVDIDHAYAGGRFEIDTSKALAAARAYLSSSGHSGNASLSGNRTVQVTVTVSRPTMLISLIGIGSVTATASASARMFQGIEQGRS comes from the coding sequence GTGACCCGGACCAAGGAGCGAGGTTCCGTCACCGCGTTCACCGCGGTGCTCGGCCTGGCGCTGCTGATCTGCGCCGGACTCGTCGTGGACGGCGGAGCCAAGATCCAGGCATACCGCGAGGCGTACGCCGTGGCCGAGGAGGCCGCCCGCGCCGGAGCTGGACAGGTGGACATCGACCACGCCTACGCCGGCGGCCGATTCGAGATCGACACTTCCAAGGCGTTGGCCGCCGCCCGGGCCTACCTGTCCTCCAGCGGGCACTCGGGCAACGCCTCCCTATCCGGCAACCGCACTGTCCAGGTGACCGTCACGGTCTCCCGGCCGACCATGCTGATCTCCCTGATCGGGATCGGCAGCGTGACCGCCACAGCCAGCGCCTCAGCGCGCATGTTCCAGGGCATCGAGCAAGGAAGATCATGA
- a CDS encoding TadE/TadG family type IV pilus assembly protein, translating into MTDLRERGSMALETAIIAPALVAVLLMVVGLGRVTLTHGAIDAAARDAARQASMARDPAAARSAGLSSARAALDREGLACSPSVTVDTTGFSTPLGRPAVVVARVTCDVDLADLAVPGVPGSKRLTSSFSSPIDPHRARSGQP; encoded by the coding sequence ATGACGGACCTGCGTGAGCGCGGCTCGATGGCCTTGGAGACGGCGATCATCGCGCCCGCTCTGGTTGCTGTGCTGCTGATGGTGGTCGGGCTGGGCCGTGTGACGCTCACCCATGGCGCCATCGACGCCGCGGCGCGGGACGCGGCCCGCCAGGCTTCCATGGCCCGCGATCCAGCCGCGGCACGATCCGCCGGGCTGTCCAGTGCGCGGGCGGCGCTCGACCGTGAAGGACTGGCGTGCTCGCCATCGGTAACGGTCGACACGACAGGGTTCTCCACTCCGCTGGGGAGGCCTGCCGTCGTGGTCGCTCGTGTCACTTGTGACGTGGACCTGGCCGACCTCGCCGTGCCCGGAGTTCCCGGATCCAAGCGCCTGACCAGCAGCTTCAGCAGCCCGATCGACCCGCACCGCGCAAGGAGCGGACAACCGTGA
- a CDS encoding TadE/TadG family type IV pilus assembly protein — protein sequence MNGRERGSATLEAALVYPALLLLVLLAINAALWFHARNLALAAAQEGLRAGRAYGSSLSAGQATAERFIRQVGGSFLTSARVSVERTADSLSVAVSGQAISLIPLLPLDVEQVARAPVEKWTSE from the coding sequence ATGAACGGGCGTGAGCGAGGATCAGCGACGCTGGAGGCCGCGCTGGTCTATCCCGCGCTCCTCCTGCTGGTCCTGCTCGCGATCAACGCCGCGTTGTGGTTCCACGCCCGGAACCTCGCATTGGCGGCGGCTCAGGAAGGACTGCGAGCCGGGCGCGCGTATGGCTCCAGCCTTTCCGCCGGGCAGGCGACAGCCGAACGCTTCATCCGGCAGGTCGGCGGGTCGTTCCTCACCTCCGCCAGGGTCAGCGTCGAGCGCACCGCGGACAGCCTCAGCGTGGCGGTCAGCGGCCAGGCGATCAGCCTGATTCCGCTGCTGCCCCTCGATGTCGAGCAGGTCGCCCGGGCCCCGGTGGAGAAGTGGACATCCGAATGA
- a CDS encoding type II secretion system F family protein, with protein MIALVLTCGALIGLGGALAIVAVFPAPPALASAMERLRPGGSRSEPDGDWRSRMARKLSGTVIGARLPQADLAVLGKTADYYLIQKGAMIGLGAAGPVVFWAWCALLGIALPWPVSWGACLAFAVAAFFAPDASIRGQAADARAAFRQAIVAYLDLVALARAAGSGPAEALESAAKVGGGWTFQRLCLALDPARRVTASAWDELTRLSEEIRVPELADLAAIARLAGTHGAGILDTLMAKAQSLREVELSAEVSKAKSRTETMTVPMALSVLGFLLLLGYPAFARMTGG; from the coding sequence GTGATAGCGCTGGTTCTGACCTGCGGCGCATTGATCGGCCTCGGCGGAGCCCTCGCCATCGTGGCGGTCTTCCCCGCTCCGCCCGCGCTCGCATCGGCGATGGAACGGCTCAGGCCGGGTGGGAGCCGCAGCGAGCCGGATGGGGACTGGCGGTCGCGCATGGCGCGAAAACTGTCCGGAACAGTAATCGGCGCGCGGCTCCCGCAGGCGGATCTGGCAGTGCTCGGCAAGACGGCCGATTACTACCTCATCCAGAAGGGCGCGATGATCGGGCTCGGGGCGGCTGGTCCGGTCGTCTTCTGGGCGTGGTGCGCACTGCTCGGCATCGCCCTTCCCTGGCCGGTCTCCTGGGGAGCATGCCTGGCCTTCGCTGTCGCGGCGTTCTTCGCTCCCGACGCCTCGATACGCGGCCAGGCCGCCGACGCGCGGGCGGCATTCCGGCAGGCCATCGTGGCGTACCTGGATCTGGTGGCGCTCGCTCGCGCGGCAGGATCCGGGCCGGCCGAGGCGCTGGAGTCGGCCGCCAAGGTCGGCGGAGGGTGGACATTCCAGCGGTTGTGCCTCGCGCTGGATCCCGCACGGCGGGTTACCGCGAGCGCATGGGATGAGCTCACCCGGCTGTCCGAGGAGATTCGCGTTCCCGAGCTCGCCGACCTGGCCGCCATCGCCCGGCTCGCCGGAACCCACGGCGCCGGCATTCTCGACACCCTCATGGCCAAGGCCCAATCCCTGCGCGAGGTCGAACTGTCGGCCGAGGTGTCCAAGGCCAAATCCCGTACCGAGACCATGACCGTCCCGATGGCCCTGTCGGTCCTCGGGTTCCTGCTGCTGCTCGGCTATCCCGCCTTCGCGCGAATGACCGGCGGCTGA
- a CDS encoding type II secretion system F family protein, whose product MTGWLAALAGAVLVAGPLFAITGMRRAPIRPPRPARRLPRIPAIPATVAAGVLMLTWWLTGWPVAALGAAVGAVTLPRMLSARDSGRRIERLEALQAWTRHLSDVLGGSAGIEEALQSSADNPPPAIAAEVRALARRLAYRTPTEQALRAFADDLNDPTGDVIAAALILACRARGKGLREVLQGLARTVAKDVAARREIDAERATHRTTARWVIGALLGYTAFALVNQAYVAPFGTVGGQLVLGVVIALYAGAFMWLHRLTRAPKGHRFLNPTGDPS is encoded by the coding sequence ATGACCGGCTGGCTCGCCGCGCTGGCCGGCGCGGTGCTCGTCGCGGGACCTCTGTTCGCCATCACGGGAATGCGCCGAGCCCCGATACGGCCTCCGCGCCCGGCACGGCGGCTGCCACGGATACCGGCGATTCCCGCGACCGTGGCTGCGGGAGTTCTCATGCTGACGTGGTGGCTTACGGGCTGGCCGGTCGCCGCCCTCGGGGCTGCCGTGGGCGCTGTGACGCTGCCGCGGATGCTCAGCGCCCGCGACAGCGGGCGGCGGATCGAGCGCCTGGAGGCGCTGCAGGCGTGGACCCGTCATCTAAGCGACGTGCTGGGCGGCAGTGCGGGCATTGAGGAGGCGTTGCAGTCCAGCGCGGACAACCCGCCGCCAGCGATCGCCGCCGAAGTGCGGGCGCTCGCGCGGCGGCTCGCCTATCGCACCCCGACCGAGCAGGCCTTGCGAGCGTTCGCCGATGACCTGAACGACCCGACCGGGGATGTGATCGCCGCAGCGCTGATCCTGGCCTGCCGCGCCCGCGGCAAGGGACTGCGAGAGGTGCTCCAGGGCCTTGCCCGTACGGTGGCCAAGGACGTGGCCGCACGGCGGGAGATCGACGCCGAGCGCGCCACCCATCGCACGACCGCCCGATGGGTCATCGGCGCGCTGCTGGGATACACCGCCTTCGCGCTGGTCAACCAGGCTTATGTCGCCCCATTCGGAACGGTCGGCGGCCAGCTCGTTCTCGGCGTCGTGATCGCGCTGTACGCGGGAGCCTTCATGTGGCTGCACCGCCTGACCAGAGCGCCGAAGGGACATCGCTTCCTCAACCCGACAGGTGATCCATCGTGA
- a CDS encoding CpaF/VirB11 family protein: protein MSFDVQQAVREVLPTVTQALDAAAVTGDEAVREYARAVITDLVREHVDSRALAGRDTPTLQEERRLAEAVYNEIFALGRLQPFVDDPEVENIDVNGCDQVWITYRDGRKVLGPPIADSDEELVGNVRRWAAYQGQTARDFSIARPRLHLSVGHRTRIAALMGVTPRPCLSIRRHGLLEADLDDLMVNGTVDKGLRAFLAAAVRAHKDIVITGGMGDGKTTFARALAAEIDPDERIATVEKEYELFLHLQTDRHRDVLAMEAREGNTEGLGAITMRQLIEDALRFNARRIIVGEVRGDELVPMLEAMNTGGSGSICTMHADSADQVFARMLILAGSGGLSIAPDTLFRTIGMAVDFVVHLRHELRHDIDGMVNRRYVAEVNEVLPPGDGLEPAVNHVYVPGPDGRAVPNTIPQCMEELVAAGFDPDLFAPRGWDRGYA, encoded by the coding sequence GTGAGCTTCGACGTTCAGCAGGCGGTGCGCGAGGTCCTGCCCACGGTCACGCAAGCGCTTGATGCCGCAGCGGTCACCGGGGACGAGGCCGTACGCGAGTACGCGAGAGCAGTCATCACCGACCTGGTCCGCGAGCACGTGGACAGCAGGGCGCTGGCAGGTAGGGATACTCCGACGCTGCAGGAGGAGCGCCGGCTCGCGGAAGCGGTATACAACGAGATCTTCGCGCTGGGGCGCCTACAGCCGTTCGTCGACGACCCCGAGGTGGAGAACATCGACGTCAACGGCTGTGACCAGGTGTGGATCACCTACCGGGACGGCCGCAAAGTACTCGGACCACCGATCGCCGACAGTGATGAGGAGTTGGTGGGCAACGTCCGCCGGTGGGCCGCCTACCAGGGACAGACCGCCCGGGATTTCTCGATCGCCCGGCCGCGTCTTCACCTGTCCGTCGGACACCGGACCCGCATCGCCGCGCTGATGGGAGTTACGCCACGACCGTGCCTGTCCATCCGCAGACACGGCCTGCTCGAGGCCGACCTGGACGACCTGATGGTGAACGGCACCGTGGACAAAGGGCTTCGCGCGTTCCTCGCCGCCGCCGTACGCGCCCACAAGGACATCGTGATCACGGGTGGGATGGGCGACGGCAAGACCACATTCGCCCGGGCACTGGCCGCCGAAATCGACCCGGACGAGCGGATCGCCACCGTGGAGAAGGAGTACGAGCTCTTCCTTCACCTGCAGACCGACCGGCACCGTGACGTGCTCGCGATGGAGGCCCGGGAGGGCAACACCGAAGGCTTGGGCGCGATCACGATGCGCCAGCTCATCGAGGACGCGCTTCGGTTCAACGCACGCCGGATCATCGTCGGCGAGGTCCGCGGCGACGAGCTGGTGCCGATGCTGGAGGCGATGAACACCGGCGGCTCCGGCTCCATCTGCACCATGCACGCCGACTCGGCCGACCAGGTGTTCGCCCGGATGCTGATCCTCGCCGGATCGGGCGGCCTTTCCATCGCGCCGGACACCCTGTTCCGCACGATCGGCATGGCCGTGGACTTCGTCGTCCACCTGCGGCACGAACTCCGCCACGACATCGACGGCATGGTCAACCGCCGCTACGTCGCCGAGGTGAACGAGGTGCTACCGCCGGGAGACGGACTGGAACCGGCGGTCAACCACGTCTATGTCCCCGGGCCGGACGGGCGGGCCGTACCGAACACGATCCCGCAGTGCATGGAGGAACTGGTGGCGGCGGGGTTCGATCCGGACCTGTTCGCGCCTCGGGGCTGGGATCGAGGGTACGCATGA